Proteins encoded within one genomic window of Psilocybe cubensis strain MGC-MH-2018 chromosome 2, whole genome shotgun sequence:
- a CDS encoding Histone H2A.Z-specific chaperone CHZ1 → MSSNITSPSNKSNSAVAGENTTASPSGKGKGKAVDVSNEEEDEEEEEEEEDEEMQSGEEEEEEEEEEEDFEEIDPSAILPTGRRTRGVKVDYTSQEALAKAGLQANDDGDDSDEDVEMK, encoded by the exons ATGTCCTCCAATATCACCAGCCCCTCTAACAAATC AAACAGCGCTGTTGCTGGTGAAAACACCACCGCGTCGCCCtcgggcaagggcaagggcaaagcTGTAGACGTCTCCAacgaagaggaggacgaggaagaggaagaggaggaggaggacgaggagatgCAATCtggtgaagaagaggaggaggaggaagaagag GAAGAAGACTTCGAAGAGATCGATCCAAGCGCCATTCTCCCGACCGGGCGCCGCACCCGCGGCGTCAAAGTCGACTACACCTCCCAAGAAGCACTCGCCAAAGCCGGTCTGCAGgccaacgacgacggcgacgaTAGCGatgaggatgttgagatgaAGTAG